In the Bacillus shivajii genome, one interval contains:
- a CDS encoding kinase-associated lipoprotein B yields MAEQLQIGDIVTGIYKTGKYIGEIIGEHPRMPHYVVKVLAVEKHPQQGDLHSPKNVDVPLFHNRRALGHNEKANMPKAQIRRFEGEVPDYKESLRQALQDQKQTLIEDGSDWANKSLTSLETLEEDYFN; encoded by the coding sequence AAATTGGTGATATTGTTACAGGAATCTATAAAACTGGAAAATATATTGGAGAAATTATTGGGGAGCACCCACGTATGCCACATTACGTTGTGAAGGTGTTAGCTGTCGAAAAACACCCACAGCAAGGCGACTTACATAGCCCGAAAAATGTTGACGTACCGTTATTTCATAACAGACGGGCCCTTGGCCATAACGAAAAAGCGAATATGCCGAAAGCACAAATTCGGCGATTTGAAGGGGAAGTTCCTGATTACAAAGAATCATTACGCCAAGCACTGCAAGACCAAAAGCAGACGCTTATTGAAGATGGAAGTGACTGGGCAAATAAATCATTAACTAGCCTCGAAACACTAGAAGAGGATTACTTTAATTAA